The proteins below come from a single Kiloniellales bacterium genomic window:
- a CDS encoding PrkA family serine protein kinase has protein sequence MDVFDLYAEIYDETKQEEMSLQDYLLGCRDNPLWYANAAERMVSAIGEPELIDSSTDERLGRIFMNRTFKRYKAFDGFYGMEDTIERIVGYFQYAAQGLEERKQILYLLGPVGGGKSSLAERLKYLMEKEPIFVLKAGDQVSPIFESPLGLFDPARMGDLLDDKYGIARRRLTGLLSPWAIKRLDELGGDISKFNVVRMMPSKLRQIGIAKTEPGDENNQDISSLVGKIDIRKLEHYSQNDPDAYSFSGGLNRTTQGLLEFVEMFKAPIKVLHPLLTATQEGNYLGTEYFGAFPFQGIVLAHSNEAEWQQFKGNKNNEAFLDRICVVKVPYCLRVTEEAQIYDKLLRDSELSEAKCAPETLIMLSRFSCLTRLLEHENSALFSKLRVYDGENLKDTDPKARSAQEYHEVAGVDEGMTGVSTRFAFKVLSETFNFDTDEIAADPVHLMYVLERSIKREQFPDDVESSYLDFIKSELAPRYAEFIGHEIQKAYLESYTEYGQNLFDRYIAYADAWIEEQDYKDPDTGQIFNREILDAELSKIEKPAGIANPKDFRNEVVKFALRARANNEGQNPSWTSYEKLREVIEKRMFSQVEDLLPVISFGTKKDSSTDKQHKEFLSRMVSRGYTERQVRRLVEWYMRVNKAG, from the coding sequence ATGGATGTCTTTGATCTCTACGCCGAAATCTACGACGAGACCAAGCAGGAGGAGATGTCTCTGCAAGACTATCTTCTCGGATGCCGCGACAACCCTCTGTGGTACGCCAACGCGGCCGAACGCATGGTATCGGCAATCGGCGAGCCCGAGCTGATCGACTCCTCGACCGACGAGCGCCTGGGCCGGATCTTCATGAACCGCACCTTCAAGCGCTACAAGGCCTTCGACGGCTTTTACGGCATGGAAGACACGATCGAGCGGATCGTCGGGTACTTCCAGTACGCCGCGCAGGGCCTCGAGGAGCGCAAGCAGATCCTCTACCTCCTGGGCCCGGTCGGCGGCGGCAAGTCCTCGCTGGCCGAACGGCTGAAGTACCTGATGGAGAAGGAGCCGATCTTCGTGCTGAAGGCCGGCGACCAGGTCAGCCCGATCTTCGAATCTCCGCTCGGCCTGTTCGATCCGGCGCGCATGGGCGACCTCCTGGATGACAAGTACGGGATCGCGCGCCGCCGCTTGACCGGCCTCTTGTCGCCGTGGGCGATCAAGCGCCTCGACGAGCTCGGCGGCGACATCTCAAAGTTCAACGTGGTGCGGATGATGCCGTCGAAGCTGCGGCAGATCGGCATCGCCAAGACCGAGCCCGGCGACGAGAACAACCAGGACATCTCCTCGCTGGTCGGCAAGATCGACATTCGCAAGCTCGAGCACTACAGCCAGAACGACCCGGACGCCTACAGCTTCTCCGGCGGGCTCAATCGCACGACCCAGGGCCTGCTCGAGTTCGTCGAGATGTTCAAGGCGCCGATCAAGGTGTTGCACCCGCTGCTGACCGCGACCCAGGAAGGCAACTATCTGGGCACCGAATACTTTGGCGCCTTCCCGTTCCAGGGCATCGTGCTGGCCCACTCGAACGAGGCCGAGTGGCAGCAGTTCAAGGGCAACAAGAACAACGAGGCCTTCCTCGACCGGATCTGCGTGGTCAAGGTGCCCTACTGCCTGCGGGTGACCGAGGAAGCGCAGATCTACGACAAGCTGCTGCGCGATAGCGAGCTCTCGGAGGCCAAGTGCGCGCCCGAGACGCTGATCATGCTGAGCCGCTTCAGCTGCCTGACGCGCCTGCTGGAACATGAGAACTCGGCGCTGTTCTCCAAGCTGCGGGTATATGACGGCGAGAACCTGAAGGACACCGATCCCAAGGCGCGCTCCGCGCAGGAGTACCACGAGGTGGCCGGCGTCGACGAAGGCATGACCGGCGTCAGCACGCGGTTCGCCTTCAAGGTTCTCTCGGAGACCTTCAACTTCGACACCGATGAGATCGCCGCCGATCCGGTGCACCTGATGTACGTGCTGGAGCGCTCGATCAAGCGCGAGCAGTTCCCCGACGACGTCGAATCGTCCTACCTCGACTTCATCAAGTCGGAGCTCGCGCCGCGCTACGCCGAGTTCATCGGTCACGAGATCCAGAAGGCCTACCTGGAATCCTACACCGAGTACGGCCAGAACCTCTTCGACCGCTACATCGCCTACGCCGATGCCTGGATCGAGGAGCAGGACTACAAGGATCCCGATACCGGGCAGATCTTCAACCGCGAGATCCTGGACGCCGAGCTGTCCAAGATCGAGAAGCCCGCAGGAATCGCCAATCCCAAGGACTTCCGCAACGAGGTGGTCAAGTTCGCGCTGCGCGCCCGGGCCAACAACGAGGGCCAGAATCCCTCGTGGACCAGCTACGAGAAGCTGCGCGAGGTGATCGAGAAGCGCATGTTCAGCCAGGTCGAGGACCTGCTGCCAGTGATCAGCTTCGGCACCAAGAAGGACAGCTCGACCGATAAGCAGCACAAGGAGTTCCTGTCCCGCATGGTCAGCCGTGGCTATACCGAGCGCCAGGTCCGGCGCCTGGTCGAGTGGTACATGCGGGTCAACAAGGCAGGCTGA
- a CDS encoding YeaH/YhbH family protein, which produces MSAPHFIDRRLNPKQKSLGNRQRFMKRARAQIKEVVDKTVKERHVTDISSGETVSIPSKSIAEPRLHHSPIGGHRQRILPGNKEFNAGERIPKPPQGGEGEGGKKATDSGDGEDEFRFVLSREEFMDLFFEDLELPDLVKTNLKEICNLRPHRAGYSTLGSPTNINVLKTMRNSFGRRLALGRPSDEQRRALEKRIFDLEAKSDLTPEERQWITALHKQLEELDQRRRAIPFVDPFDIRYNRFDVTPEPNTNAVMFCLMDVSGSMGEREKDLAKRFFILLHMFLKRRYERIDLVFVRHTHEAQEVDEETFFYSRETGGTVVSSALREMLRVQSERYLAGEWNIYTAQASDGDNFSGDAERCIDLLQNEIMPVSQYYAYVEILDEREMELFRDPDKGTALWQAYRSVGQAWDNFAMKRIAGPGDIYPVFRELFARTKVEA; this is translated from the coding sequence ATGAGCGCTCCCCACTTCATAGACCGCCGGCTCAACCCCAAGCAGAAGAGCCTGGGGAACCGCCAGCGCTTCATGAAGCGGGCGCGCGCCCAGATCAAGGAGGTGGTCGACAAGACCGTCAAGGAGCGTCACGTCACCGACATCTCCAGCGGCGAGACCGTCTCGATCCCCTCCAAGAGCATCGCCGAGCCGCGCCTGCACCATTCGCCGATCGGCGGTCACCGCCAGCGCATTCTGCCCGGCAACAAGGAGTTCAACGCCGGCGAGCGCATCCCCAAGCCGCCCCAGGGCGGCGAGGGCGAAGGCGGCAAGAAGGCGACCGATTCCGGCGACGGCGAGGACGAGTTCCGTTTCGTCCTGTCGCGCGAGGAGTTCATGGACCTCTTCTTCGAGGACCTGGAGCTGCCCGACCTGGTCAAGACCAACCTCAAGGAGATCTGCAACCTGCGGCCGCACCGCGCCGGCTACTCTACCCTGGGGTCGCCGACGAACATCAACGTGCTGAAGACCATGCGCAACAGCTTCGGCCGGCGGCTCGCGCTCGGGCGCCCCTCGGACGAGCAGCGGCGCGCGCTGGAGAAACGGATCTTCGATCTCGAGGCGAAGTCGGACCTGACCCCGGAGGAGCGCCAGTGGATCACGGCGCTGCACAAGCAGCTCGAGGAGCTCGACCAGCGGCGCCGGGCGATTCCCTTCGTCGACCCCTTCGACATCCGCTACAACCGCTTCGACGTTACGCCGGAGCCCAACACCAACGCGGTGATGTTCTGTCTGATGGACGTCTCTGGCTCCATGGGCGAACGGGAAAAGGACCTCGCCAAGCGCTTCTTCATCCTGCTGCACATGTTCCTGAAGCGGCGCTACGAGCGGATCGACCTGGTGTTCGTGCGCCATACCCACGAAGCCCAGGAGGTCGACGAGGAGACCTTCTTCTACAGTCGCGAGACTGGCGGCACCGTGGTCAGTTCGGCTCTGCGCGAGATGCTGCGGGTGCAGAGCGAGCGCTACCTCGCCGGTGAATGGAACATCTACACGGCCCAGGCTTCCGACGGGGACAACTTCTCCGGCGACGCCGAGCGCTGCATAGACCTGCTGCAAAACGAGATCATGCCGGTCAGCCAGTACTACGCCTACGTCGAGATCCTCGACGAGCGGGAGATGGAGCTGTTCCGCGATCCCGACAAGGGAACGGCCCTGTGGCAGGCCTACCGCAGCGTCGGCCAGGCCTGGGACAACTTCGCCATGAAGCGTATCGCCGGGCCGGGCGACATCTATCCGGTGTTCCGCGAGCTCTTCGCCCGCACCAAGGTCGAGGCCTGA
- a CDS encoding YnbE family lipoprotein, which produces MDRTTVCARAAAPSLILIALCLAACQPTVKVEAPKEPITINLNIKLDAEVRLKLEEQAKEDIEENPKIF; this is translated from the coding sequence ATGGACAGGACGACAGTGTGCGCCCGTGCGGCGGCGCCTTCGCTTATCTTGATCGCTCTTTGTCTCGCGGCCTGCCAGCCGACCGTGAAGGTCGAGGCGCCCAAGGAACCGATCACCATCAACCTGAACATCAAGCTCGATGCCGAGGTCAGGCTCAAGCTGGAAGAGCAGGCCAAGGAAGACATCGAGGAGAACCCCAAGATCTTCTGA
- a CDS encoding YdbH domain-containing protein, producing the protein MKRPLVTGSALALGLLVLALAALVAYRTNVAQWWLSDQLTERGFAFASLEVTALGLGEARISGITAGRDRELQVEDVTLTYRWPELFTGRFAGVSVDGLTLSLDLTGRGPPLGSLDEVFGPLLTETGAEGPPGDLPDIAVRNAKVVARTRIGPVVLTADGRLGPVGGAGTPGSFDFSVAGDQGRITGLLDFTIDAASRVDGRFVLRPGSLTWPVVGLELAVAGGSIDFRSSRETLERFEGDLDLEAFNLGGKEFGAGSLAVQLRDEAFSLTGSHGGDPRYGSGFELNLVVEDWIRAPRLDAAFRLGADVGDLPWQLLPLQAAGLVEPTNGRTGLALSVAGKLAPLSALPQGLADPKSLLRQLELEVGLDIRLSDWVLPDQVEAFDANFPLVARLSGGRIEAKLDGRAALRDAVPVEALIDKARLPRQLLGHELVFRLGGVDDEVFELRADLTQPNPALNLHGSLSIVAPGRLSALLSGDARLDQDAGALGLSFDKLAARIRSADLRGLPLGALDAAGRLTGRVGATGQLVTLALDALELEVEREAEEPLLVTASSGTARFDSGSQTLAFEAWRLALPEPALALSGLSATIPLAAEPARPIAFTIDTVEDSGAAPRFAPARLEGEVAPDGEVYRFSAELAGPPAAAPLVLSGVHDPANQSGRLRLAPKTLTFDPNGLQPGDLSPRLAVLEKAAGRAEVEGELTWGPSGPQGAVSLTLEDLSFEAEGTAVAGLGLGLTLSPLLPAVGSPPAQLLVAGRIEQAVPVTDLRVAFRVLPQEPAAVLIEQADFAAMGGRFRVSDTLWVLDRPEQEAVIQVLGLDLETLLDRLKLEGLEGNGEIVGQIPVRIEDGAVIVADAALRAQRPGRLRFKSEAAAEMLRAGGEPVQLLLQALEDFRYDTLTLAGTKDASNEIEIALKLLGNNPAVLEGHPFEFNINLTGNIGPILEALAQGSEVSGEALRRSWRLRR; encoded by the coding sequence ATGAAGCGCCCTCTCGTTACCGGGTCCGCGCTTGCCCTCGGCCTTCTCGTCCTGGCGCTGGCGGCCCTGGTGGCCTACCGGACCAACGTCGCCCAGTGGTGGCTCAGCGACCAGCTGACCGAGCGCGGCTTCGCCTTCGCCAGCCTCGAGGTGACGGCGCTGGGGCTCGGCGAGGCGCGGATCAGCGGGATCACCGCGGGCCGCGACCGGGAACTCCAGGTCGAGGACGTGACGCTGACCTACCGCTGGCCGGAACTCTTCACCGGCCGTTTCGCCGGGGTCTCGGTCGACGGACTGACCCTGAGCCTCGACCTGACCGGCCGGGGTCCGCCGCTGGGCAGCCTGGACGAGGTCTTCGGCCCGCTCCTGACCGAGACCGGCGCCGAGGGTCCGCCGGGAGATCTGCCGGATATCGCGGTCCGCAACGCCAAGGTGGTCGCCCGCACACGGATCGGCCCCGTGGTCCTGACCGCCGACGGCCGGCTCGGCCCGGTCGGCGGGGCGGGCACGCCGGGCAGCTTCGACTTCTCCGTCGCCGGAGACCAGGGCCGGATCACCGGGCTGCTGGACTTCACGATCGACGCCGCGAGCCGCGTGGACGGCCGCTTCGTCCTGCGCCCCGGGTCCCTGACCTGGCCCGTCGTCGGACTCGAGCTCGCGGTCGCCGGCGGGTCGATCGATTTCCGTAGCAGTAGGGAAACCCTGGAGCGGTTCGAGGGTGATCTCGACCTCGAAGCGTTCAATCTGGGGGGCAAGGAATTCGGCGCCGGCTCGCTCGCGGTGCAATTGCGGGACGAGGCCTTCAGCCTGACCGGGTCCCACGGCGGCGACCCACGTTACGGCAGCGGCTTCGAACTCAATCTGGTCGTGGAGGATTGGATCCGGGCGCCTCGGTTGGACGCCGCCTTTCGCTTGGGCGCGGATGTCGGTGATCTGCCCTGGCAGCTCCTGCCCCTGCAGGCGGCCGGACTGGTCGAGCCGACCAATGGACGGACCGGGCTGGCTCTCTCCGTCGCGGGAAAGCTGGCGCCCCTGTCCGCCTTGCCCCAGGGCCTCGCCGACCCGAAGAGTCTGCTGCGCCAGCTGGAGCTGGAGGTCGGACTCGATATCCGCTTGTCCGACTGGGTCCTGCCCGATCAAGTCGAGGCCTTCGACGCGAACTTTCCCCTGGTGGCGCGCCTCAGCGGCGGCCGGATCGAAGCCAAATTGGACGGACGCGCAGCGCTACGCGACGCCGTCCCGGTCGAGGCGCTGATCGACAAGGCCCGCCTGCCCCGCCAGCTCCTCGGGCATGAGCTTGTCTTCAGGCTGGGCGGCGTCGACGACGAAGTCTTCGAACTGCGCGCCGACCTGACCCAGCCGAACCCAGCGCTGAACCTGCACGGCAGCTTGTCCATCGTGGCGCCCGGCCGCCTGAGCGCGCTGCTGAGCGGGGACGCGCGGCTCGACCAGGACGCCGGCGCCCTCGGTCTCTCGTTCGACAAACTCGCGGCGCGGATCCGCAGCGCCGACCTGCGCGGGTTGCCGCTGGGCGCCCTCGACGCGGCGGGCCGTCTGACCGGCCGGGTCGGCGCAACCGGCCAGCTGGTCACGCTGGCGCTGGACGCGCTGGAGCTCGAGGTCGAACGGGAAGCCGAAGAGCCCTTGCTCGTCACCGCCAGCTCGGGCACGGCGCGGTTCGACAGCGGATCGCAGACGCTCGCCTTCGAGGCATGGCGCCTCGCGCTGCCGGAGCCAGCCCTCGCGCTGTCGGGACTCTCGGCCACCATCCCCTTGGCGGCGGAGCCGGCCCGGCCGATCGCTTTCACGATCGATACGGTCGAGGACAGCGGCGCGGCGCCGCGCTTCGCCCCCGCCCGCCTGGAAGGCGAAGTTGCGCCGGACGGCGAGGTCTACCGCTTCTCCGCCGAGCTCGCCGGTCCGCCGGCCGCGGCCCCCCTGGTCCTTTCGGGTGTCCACGATCCGGCCAATCAGAGCGGCCGCCTGCGTCTGGCGCCGAAGACTCTGACCTTCGACCCCAATGGACTTCAGCCTGGCGACCTCTCGCCGCGGCTGGCCGTTCTGGAGAAGGCCGCCGGTCGGGCCGAGGTGGAGGGCGAACTCACCTGGGGACCGTCCGGCCCGCAGGGTGCGGTCTCGCTGACGCTCGAAGACCTCTCCTTCGAAGCGGAGGGCACGGCGGTCGCCGGGCTCGGCCTCGGCCTGACCCTGTCGCCCCTGCTCCCGGCGGTCGGCAGCCCGCCCGCTCAGCTTCTGGTCGCCGGGCGGATCGAGCAGGCGGTGCCCGTAACGGACCTCCGGGTCGCGTTTCGCGTTCTGCCCCAGGAGCCGGCCGCGGTCCTAATCGAACAGGCGGACTTCGCGGCGATGGGCGGCCGTTTCAGGGTCTCCGATACCCTCTGGGTGCTCGACCGCCCCGAGCAGGAGGCGGTGATCCAGGTTCTCGGCCTCGATCTCGAGACGCTGCTCGACCGGCTCAAGCTCGAAGGCCTCGAGGGCAACGGCGAGATCGTCGGGCAGATCCCGGTTCGGATCGAGGATGGCGCGGTCATCGTGGCAGACGCCGCGCTGCGGGCCCAACGGCCCGGCCGTCTTCGGTTCAAATCGGAGGCCGCGGCCGAGATGCTGCGGGCGGGCGGCGAGCCGGTCCAGCTCCTCCTGCAGGCCTTGGAGGACTTCCGTTACGACACGCTGACGCTCGCTGGAACCAAGGACGCGTCAAACGAGATCGAGATCGCGCTGAAGCTGCTCGGCAACAACCCGGCGGTGCTCGAGGGTCATCCCTTCGAGTTCAACATCAACCTGACCGGCAACATCGGCCCGATCCTGGAGGCACTGGCCCAAGGCTCGGAAGTTTCCGGAGAGGCGCTGCGCCGTTCGTGGAGACTTCGACGCTAG
- a CDS encoding XdhC family protein produces MSGPARDATEDILATAAAWLDQGRRVALATVVQTWGSSPRPAGSQLLIDSDGGMLGSVSGGCIEGAVLHEARGVIESGEPRLLEYGVSDEMAWEVGLSCGGTIKVYVEALA; encoded by the coding sequence ATGAGCGGTCCGGCGCGCGACGCAACAGAGGACATTCTCGCGACCGCCGCAGCGTGGCTCGACCAGGGCCGCCGGGTCGCCTTGGCGACCGTGGTCCAGACCTGGGGATCCTCGCCCCGTCCCGCCGGCAGCCAGCTGTTGATCGATTCCGACGGCGGCATGCTCGGATCGGTTTCCGGCGGCTGCATCGAAGGCGCGGTGCTCCACGAGGCGCGCGGCGTGATCGAGAGCGGCGAGCCCAGGCTCTTGGAGTACGGCGTCAGCGACGAAATGGCCTGGGAGGTCGGGCTGTCCTGCGGCGGCACCATAAAGGTCTACGTCGAGGCGCTCGCGTGA
- the zigA gene encoding zinc metallochaperone GTPase ZigA, producing MSARLPVTVLSGFLGAGKTTLLNNVLNNREGKRVAVIINDMSEVNIDADLIRDGGANLSRTEETLVEMTNGCICCTLRDDLLKEVRRLAQDGRFDYLLIESTGISEPLPVAATFNFRTEDGESLEDVSRLDTMVTVVDAANLLRDYASTDFLKDRGESLGEEDNRTLVNLLVDQIEFADLVILNKIDAATPDQLDAARKIIRSLNPDAELIETSMSRVPLGKVLNTGLFDHDKAQEHPLWFKELYGFAEHKPETEEYGVRSFVYRARCPFHPEKFHAFINSSWPGVIRAKGHFWLATRPDWVGDLSQAGALVRHEAMGFWWASIPKERWPDHPEWRQHVARSWDPVYGDRRQEIVFIGTDMDEAAIRRRLDACLVGDADAMTMDAVAWKNLKDPFPVWKRAER from the coding sequence ATGTCAGCGAGACTTCCCGTCACCGTCCTGTCCGGCTTTCTCGGCGCAGGCAAGACCACTCTCCTCAACAACGTGCTCAACAACCGCGAGGGTAAGCGCGTCGCGGTCATCATCAACGACATGAGCGAAGTGAACATCGACGCCGATCTCATCCGCGACGGTGGCGCCAATCTAAGCCGCACCGAGGAAACACTCGTCGAGATGACCAATGGCTGCATTTGCTGCACCTTGCGCGACGACCTTCTCAAGGAGGTTCGGCGCCTGGCGCAGGACGGCCGTTTCGACTACCTCCTGATCGAATCCACCGGCATTTCCGAGCCCCTGCCCGTGGCGGCAACCTTCAACTTTCGGACGGAAGACGGCGAGAGCCTCGAGGATGTCTCGCGCCTCGATACGATGGTAACCGTCGTCGACGCCGCGAACCTCCTGCGCGACTACGCCTCTACCGATTTTCTCAAGGACCGGGGCGAGTCGCTGGGCGAGGAAGACAACCGCACGCTGGTCAACCTGCTGGTCGATCAGATCGAGTTTGCCGACCTTGTCATCTTGAACAAGATCGATGCCGCGACGCCCGATCAGCTCGATGCCGCGCGCAAGATCATCCGATCGCTCAATCCCGACGCGGAGCTGATAGAGACCAGCATGTCGCGCGTGCCCCTGGGCAAGGTCCTGAACACCGGCCTGTTCGATCATGACAAGGCTCAGGAGCATCCTCTCTGGTTCAAGGAGCTCTATGGCTTCGCCGAACACAAGCCGGAGACGGAAGAGTATGGCGTGCGCAGCTTCGTGTATCGGGCCCGCTGCCCTTTTCATCCCGAGAAGTTCCACGCCTTTATCAACTCCTCTTGGCCGGGAGTCATCCGCGCCAAGGGGCACTTCTGGCTGGCCACCCGCCCAGACTGGGTCGGCGATTTGAGCCAGGCTGGCGCGCTTGTGCGCCACGAGGCCATGGGGTTCTGGTGGGCGAGCATTCCAAAGGAACGTTGGCCCGATCACCCGGAGTGGCGTCAGCACGTCGCCAGATCCTGGGACCCCGTCTACGGAGACCGCCGCCAGGAAATCGTCTTCATCGGCACCGACATGGACGAGGCCGCGATAAGACGCCGGCTCGATGCCTGCCTCGTCGGCGATGCCGACGCCATGACCATGGACGCGGTCGCCTGGAAGAATCTCAAGGATCCCTTCCCGGTCTGGAAGCGTGCCGAACGTTAG
- a CDS encoding YdbL family protein has protein sequence MAPSIHSRRYFLTAVAAASLLPAMTVLAADDLNALRRAGAVGERYDGFLVARDGGARATVDSINAQRRKIYEKRAKDAGVALEQIGRVYAEQIMKDAPRGTYFLQESGQWVQK, from the coding sequence ATGGCGCCCTCGATACACTCCAGACGATACTTCCTGACCGCAGTGGCGGCGGCGAGCCTCCTGCCCGCCATGACGGTGCTCGCCGCCGACGATCTCAACGCGCTGCGGCGGGCCGGAGCCGTCGGCGAACGCTACGACGGTTTCCTCGTAGCCCGCGACGGCGGCGCCCGCGCGACGGTCGACTCGATCAACGCTCAGAGACGCAAGATTTACGAGAAGCGGGCGAAGGACGCCGGCGTCGCGCTGGAGCAGATCGGCCGGGTCTATGCCGAGCAGATCATGAAGGACGCGCCGAGGGGCACCTACTTTCTCCAGGAGAGCGGCCAGTGGGTTCAGAAGTAG
- a CDS encoding nucleotidyltransferase family protein: MAAVVLAAGRSSRMGGANKLLEALDGKPIVRRVVESALASRAHPVIVVTGHQAGEIETALAGCPATLVNNEDFAEGLSASLRRGLAALPAGVQGAVVCLGDMPRVSYRVINRLIDAFDPRFGRSIVVPTHRGRRGNPVLLGRQHFAEISALTGDVGAKPLVSRRSDETAEVAVAEEGVLIDVDTPEALDTVKAGG; this comes from the coding sequence GTGGCCGCCGTCGTGCTGGCGGCGGGCCGCTCGAGCCGCATGGGCGGGGCCAACAAGCTGCTCGAGGCGCTGGACGGCAAGCCGATCGTCAGGCGGGTGGTCGAGAGCGCTCTGGCCTCGCGCGCCCATCCGGTGATCGTCGTGACCGGCCACCAGGCCGGCGAGATCGAGACCGCCCTTGCCGGCTGCCCGGCGACCCTGGTCAACAACGAAGACTTTGCCGAAGGGCTCAGCGCTTCGCTGCGCCGCGGCCTCGCCGCCCTCCCCGCCGGCGTCCAGGGGGCCGTGGTCTGCCTGGGCGATATGCCGCGGGTCTCCTACCGGGTCATCAACCGCCTGATCGACGCTTTCGACCCCCGTTTCGGGCGCTCGATCGTCGTGCCGACCCACCGGGGGCGCAGGGGCAACCCTGTCCTGCTCGGACGGCAGCACTTTGCGGAGATCTCGGCCCTGACCGGAGACGTCGGCGCCAAGCCGCTGGTATCCCGCCGCTCGGATGAGACGGCGGAGGTCGCCGTGGCCGAGGAAGGTGTCCTGATCGATGTCGATACGCCGGAGGCTCTCGATACCGTCAAAGCGGGCGGTTAG
- a CDS encoding SpoVR family protein, which produces MAAAAARTKKPKNAYLFEGSSWTFETMARTYEAIEEVALEDLGLDVYPNQVEVISSEQMLDAYSSIGMPLMYQHWSFGKRFVREEQLYQKGYQGLAYEIVINSNPCISYNMEDSTMAVQALVMAHAAFGHNHFFKNNYLFKQWTDAEGILDYLEFAKRYITKCEENHGSAAVEEILDAAHALMDQGVFRYRRRPKPNLKEQARREQERRDYEQKTFNDLWRTVPQKPGQDAANAEELALEERKKKLKLPEENLLYFLEKNSPVLEPWEREVLRIVRHIAQYFYPQRQTKVMNEGCATFVHHYIVNRLYEMGRIPEGAMLEILHTHSNVVFQPGFDDRRFSGINPYALGYAMMEDIKRICLEPSDEDRDWFPEIAGCGDWRGTLKDAWANYRDESFIKQYLSPHLMRKMRLFVLVDDAKDTHYTVSDIHDERGFRDVRAALARSYDLAYCEPDIQVADVDLRGDRKLRLQHTLRDGVPLEQKGRDEVLKHIRRLWGYDVSLSGVDREAGRIHYQVSTVNGSDEKSDKKS; this is translated from the coding sequence ATGGCTGCTGCCGCGGCGAGAACGAAGAAGCCGAAGAACGCCTATCTCTTCGAGGGCTCGTCCTGGACCTTCGAGACCATGGCGCGGACCTACGAGGCGATCGAGGAGGTGGCGCTCGAGGATCTCGGCCTCGACGTCTACCCGAACCAGGTCGAGGTGATCTCTTCCGAGCAGATGCTCGACGCCTACAGCTCAATCGGCATGCCGCTGATGTACCAGCACTGGTCCTTCGGCAAGCGCTTCGTGCGCGAAGAGCAGCTTTATCAGAAGGGCTACCAGGGCCTGGCCTACGAGATCGTCATCAACTCCAACCCCTGCATCAGCTACAACATGGAAGACAGCACCATGGCGGTGCAGGCGCTGGTGATGGCGCACGCGGCCTTCGGCCATAACCACTTCTTCAAGAACAACTATCTCTTCAAGCAGTGGACCGACGCCGAGGGTATTCTCGACTATCTCGAGTTCGCCAAGCGCTATATCACCAAGTGCGAGGAGAACCACGGCTCCGCGGCGGTCGAGGAGATCCTCGATGCCGCCCACGCGCTGATGGACCAGGGTGTCTTCCGCTATCGCCGCCGGCCCAAGCCGAACCTAAAAGAGCAGGCGCGGCGCGAGCAGGAAAGGCGCGACTACGAACAGAAAACCTTCAACGACCTCTGGCGCACCGTGCCGCAGAAGCCCGGCCAGGACGCGGCCAACGCCGAAGAGCTGGCGCTCGAGGAGCGCAAGAAGAAGCTCAAGCTGCCCGAGGAGAACCTGCTCTATTTCCTGGAGAAGAACAGCCCGGTGCTGGAGCCTTGGGAGCGCGAAGTGCTGCGCATCGTGCGCCACATCGCGCAATACTTCTATCCCCAGCGCCAGACCAAGGTGATGAACGAGGGTTGCGCCACCTTCGTCCACCACTACATCGTCAACCGTCTCTATGAGATGGGCCGCATACCCGAAGGCGCCATGCTGGAGATCCTCCACACCCATTCCAACGTGGTCTTTCAGCCGGGCTTCGACGACCGCCGCTTCTCCGGCATCAATCCCTATGCCCTGGGCTACGCCATGATGGAGGACATCAAGCGCATCTGCCTCGAGCCGAGCGACGAGGACCGCGACTGGTTCCCGGAGATCGCCGGCTGCGGCGATTGGCGCGGCACGCTCAAGGACGCCTGGGCGAACTACCGCGACGAGTCCTTCATCAAGCAGTACCTAAGCCCGCACCTGATGCGGAAGATGCGGCTCTTCGTGCTGGTCGACGATGCCAAGGACACCCATTACACCGTTTCCGACATCCATGATGAACGCGGTTTCCGCGATGTCCGCGCGGCGCTGGCCCGTTCCTACGATCTCGCCTACTGCGAGCCCGACATCCAGGTCGCCGACGTCGACCTGCGCGGCGACCGCAAGCTGCGCCTGCAGCACACCCTGCGCGACGGCGTGCCGCTCGAACAGAAGGGCCGCGACGAGGTGCTGAAGCATATCCGCCGGCTCTGGGGCTACGACGTCAGCCTGAGCGGGGTCGACCGGGAAGCCGGCCGGATCCACTATCAGGTCTCGACCGTGAACGGTTCCGACGAAAAATCCGACAAGAAGAGCTGA
- a CDS encoding MoaD/ThiS family protein — protein sequence MTNATLKLYASLGDYLPPSAKKNAVKITLEPGEATVMAALAKFKVPPEKCHLVLINGVFVPPGQRASYAIEEGDTIAAWPPVAGG from the coding sequence ATGACCAACGCGACCCTCAAGCTCTACGCCTCGCTTGGCGACTACCTGCCGCCGTCGGCCAAGAAAAACGCGGTCAAGATCACGCTCGAGCCCGGCGAGGCGACGGTCATGGCGGCGCTCGCAAAGTTCAAGGTGCCGCCGGAGAAGTGCCACCTCGTGCTGATCAACGGCGTCTTCGTGCCGCCGGGTCAGCGGGCGAGCTACGCGATCGAGGAGGGCGACACCATCGCCGCCTGGCCGCCGGTCGCCGGAGGCTGA